From the Chiroxiphia lanceolata isolate bChiLan1 chromosome 13, bChiLan1.pri, whole genome shotgun sequence genome, one window contains:
- the SLC12A4 gene encoding solute carrier family 12 member 4 isoform X6 — MVNQITENGKELLLKGHGNHKENSPFLNSAEAGKGGDYYDRNLALFEEELDIRPKVSSLLGKLVNYTNLTQGVKEHEEAESTDGSKKKVSKSPSMGTLMGVYLPCMQNIFGVILFLRLTWMVGMAGVLQSFLIVLLCCCCTMLTTISMSAIATNGVVPAGGSYFMISRSLGPEFGGAVGLCFYLGTTFAGAMYILGAIEILLTYIVPQAAIFHPSSAHDASNAMLNNMRVYGTVFLILMAVVVFVGVKYVNKFASLFLACVVISILSIYAGAIKSIFDPPEFPICMLGNRTLSRDHFDVCAKTIVKDNITVASKLWELFCHTTNLTEEHCDEYFLMNNVSEIAGIPGAASGILIDNLWSNYLEKGEILEKAHHPSVDVAGQKNNLHLYVLSDIATSFMVLVGIFFPSVTGIMAGSNRSGDLKDAQKSIPVGTILAIVTTSLVYFSCVLLFGACIEGVVLRDKYGDAVNKNLVVGTLSWPSPWVIVIGSFFSTCGAGLQSLTGAPRLLQAIAKDNIIPFLWIFGHGKANGEPTWALLLTALIAELGILIASLDMVAPILSMFFLMCYLFVNLACAVQTLLRTPNWRPRFKYYHWALSFLGMSICLALMFISSWYYALVAMLIAGMIYKYIEYQGAEKEWGDGIRGLSLSAARYALLRLEEGPPHTKNWRPQLLVLLKLDEDLHVKYPRLLTFASQLKAGKGLTIIGSVIQGNFLETYGEAQAAEQTIKNMMEIEKVKGFCQVVVANKVREGIAHLIQSCGLGGMKHNTVVLGWPYGWRQSEDPRSWKTFIGTVRCTTAAHLALLVPKNVSFYPSNHERYNEGNIDVWWIVHDGGMLMLLPFLLKQHKVWRKCKMRIFTVAQMDDNSIQMKKDLATFLYQLRIEAEVEVVEMHNSDISAYTYERTLMMEQRSQMLRQMRLTKTEREREAQLVKDRHSIARLESLYSDEEDEGDPVPENIQMTWTKEKCDAEKRNRGSAVGSFRDLISIKPEWENLNQSNVRRMHTAVKLNEVIVNRSHDARLVLLNMPGPPKNTDGDENYMEFLEVLTEGLERVLLVRGGGREVITIYS; from the exons ATGGTAAACCAAATTACTGAAAATGGCAAAGAGCTATTGCTAAAGG gtCATGGCAACCATAAAGAAAACAGTCCTTTCCTGAACAGTGCAGAAGCGGGCAAGGGAGGTGATTACTATGACAGAAATCTGGCCTTGTTTGAG GAAGAACTTGATATACGACCAAAAGTGTCATCTCTCCTTGGCAAGTTGGTCAATTACACAAATCTTACCCAAGGTGTTAAGGAACATGAAGAAGCAGAAAGTACTGATGGATCGAAGAAGAAAGTATCAAAA tcacccAGCATGGGCACCCTGATGGGGGTGTATTTACCATGCATGCAGAATATCTTTGGGGTTATTCTCTTCCTTCGGCTGACTTGGATGGTGGGAATGGCTGGAGTCCTTCAGTCTTTCCTGATTGtattgctttgctgctgctgt ACTATGTTGACAACCATATCAATGAGTGCTATTGCCACAAATGGTGTTGTTCCAG CTGGTGGCTCCTATTTCATGATATCTAGATCATTGGGGCCAGAGTTTGGTGGAGCTGTAGGGCTGTGCTTCTATTTGGGAACAACATTTGCAGGAGCAATGTATATCCTTGGTGCCATTGAGATTTTATTG ACATATATTGTGCCACAAGCAGCAATTTTTCATCCATCCAGTGCCCACGATGCTTCCAATGCCATGCTAAATAACATGAGGGTGTATGGCACTGTATTCCTCATCTTAATGGCAGTGGTGGTCTTTGTAGGTGTCAAATATGTAAACAAATTTGCTTCCCTCTTCTTGGCCTGCGTAGTAATATCCATACTGTCCATTTACGCTGGAGCTATCAAGTCCATCTTCGATCCACCTGAATTTCC GATTTGCATGTTGGGCAACAGGACTTTGTCAAGAGATCACTTTGATGTTTGTGCCAAAACCATAGTTAAGGATAACATAACTGTGGCCTCTAAGCTTTGGGAGCTTTTCTGCCACACTACAAACTTAACCGAAGAACACTGCGATGAATATTTCCTAATGAATAATGTCTCTGAGATAGCAGGAATTCCGGGAGCTGCTAGTGGCATTTTAATAG ACAACTTATGGAGCAATTATTTGGAGAAAGGAGAGATCCTGGAGAAAGCACATCACCCATCTGTTGATGTAGCAGGCCAGAAAAACAACCTGCACCTGTACGTGCTTTCAGATATTGCTACTTCCTTCATGGTGCTGGTTGGCATCTTCTTCCCTTCGGTGACTG GTATCATGGCTGGTTCAAACAGATCAGGGGACCTCAAAGATGCACAGAAATCCATTCCTGTTGGAACAATTCTTGCCATTGTCACCACATCACTAGTCT ACTTCAGTTGTGTATTATTATTTGGAGCCTGCATAGAAGGTGTTGTCCTGAGAGATAA GTATGGTGATGCGGTGAACAAGAACTTGGTGGTGGGTACCCTGTCATGGCCCTCACCGTGGGTCATTGTGATAGGATCCTTCTTCTCCACCTGTGGGGCAGGTCTGCAGAGCCTCACTGGAGCCCCCCGGCTGCTGCAAGCCATAGCCAAGGACAACATCATCCCTTTCCTGTGG atctTTGGTCATGGAAAAGCGAATGGTGAACCGACATGGGCTCTTCTGTTAACAGCATTGATTGCTGAGCTGGGAATCCTGATTGCTTCACTTGACATGGTGGCTCCAATTCTCTCAAT gtttttcttgATGTGTTACCTCTTTGTTAATCTGGCATGTGCAGTACAGACACTTCTGCGAACTCCAAACTGGCGGCCTCGCTTCAAATACTATCACTG gGCCCTCTCATTTTTAGGCATGAGTATTTGCCTGGCACTGATGTTCATTTCTTCTTGGTATTATGCTTTGGTAGCAATGCTTATTGCAGGCATGATTTACAAGTACATTGAATACCAAGG TGCGGAGAAGGAGTGGGGTGATGGTATCCGGGGCCTTTCGCTCAGCGCGGCAAGATATGCCTTACTCAGACTGGAGGAGGGCCCTCCACACACAAAGAACTGGAG gCCTCAGTTGCTGGTGCTTCTGAAACTTGATGAAGATTTGCATGTAAAATACCCTAGATTGTTAACATTTGCATCCCAGTTGAAAGCTGGTAAAGGTTTGACTATCATAGGATCAGTGATCCAAGGGAATTTCTTGGAAACTTATGGAGAAGCCCAGGCTGCTGAACAG ACTATTAAGAATATGATGGAAATTGAGAAGGTTAAGGGATTTTGTCAAGTAGTTGTAGCCAATAAAGTTCGAGAAGGAATTGCTCACTTAATCCAGTCCTGTGGACTAGGTGGCATGAAGCATAACACTGTGGTGTTGGGATGGCCCTATGGCTGGAGACAAAGTGAAGATCCAAGGTCTTGGAAGACATTTATAG GTACTGTTCGCTGCACAACTGCAGCCCACCTGGCTCTGCTGGTTCCCAAAAATGTGTCTTTCTACCCCAGCAACCATGAGCGTTACAACGAAGGCAATATTGATGTGTGGTGGATTGTGCATGATGGAGGCATGTTGAtgttgcttccttttcttctcaaacAGCACAAA GTttggagaaaatgcaaaatgagaatttttacTGTAGCTCAGATGGATGATAACAGCATCCAGATGAAGAAGGATTTGGCTACTTTCCTCTATCAACTCCGAATAGAGGCAGAGGTAGAAGTGGTAGAAATG CACAATAGTGATATCTCAGCATATACTTATGAGAGAACTCTTATGATGGAGCAGAGATCTCAGATGCTGAGGCAAATGAGGCTGACGAAAActgagagagaaagggag GCTCAGCTAGTAAAGGACAGACATTCAATAGCACGTCTGGAGAGCCTCTACTCAGATGAAGAAGATGAGGGGGACCCGGTTCCTGAGAATATCCAGATGACCTGGACAAAAGAGAAATGTGATGCTGAGAAGCGGAACCgaggcagtgctgtgggaagcTTTAGAGATCTCATCAGCATTAAGCC
- the SLC12A4 gene encoding solute carrier family 12 member 4 isoform X3, with translation MWKTVCMSEDGAYPGDFVLQNVNCPRVKLGQEFPRVAFRGHIRSLPKLMEITSSSRASHGNHKENSPFLNSAEAGKGGDYYDRNLALFEEELDIRPKVSSLLGKLVNYTNLTQGVKEHEEAESTDGSKKKVSKSPSMGTLMGVYLPCMQNIFGVILFLRLTWMVGMAGVLQSFLIVLLCCCCTMLTTISMSAIATNGVVPAGGSYFMISRSLGPEFGGAVGLCFYLGTTFAGAMYILGAIEILLTYIVPQAAIFHPSSAHDASNAMLNNMRVYGTVFLILMAVVVFVGVKYVNKFASLFLACVVISILSIYAGAIKSIFDPPEFPICMLGNRTLSRDHFDVCAKTIVKDNITVASKLWELFCHTTNLTEEHCDEYFLMNNVSEIAGIPGAASGILIDNLWSNYLEKGEILEKAHHPSVDVAGQKNNLHLYVLSDIATSFMVLVGIFFPSVTGIMAGSNRSGDLKDAQKSIPVGTILAIVTTSLVYFSCVLLFGACIEGVVLRDKYGDAVNKNLVVGTLSWPSPWVIVIGSFFSTCGAGLQSLTGAPRLLQAIAKDNIIPFLWIFGHGKANGEPTWALLLTALIAELGILIASLDMVAPILSMFFLMCYLFVNLACAVQTLLRTPNWRPRFKYYHWALSFLGMSICLALMFISSWYYALVAMLIAGMIYKYIEYQGAEKEWGDGIRGLSLSAARYALLRLEEGPPHTKNWRPQLLVLLKLDEDLHVKYPRLLTFASQLKAGKGLTIIGSVIQGNFLETYGEAQAAEQTIKNMMEIEKVKGFCQVVVANKVREGIAHLIQSCGLGGMKHNTVVLGWPYGWRQSEDPRSWKTFIGTVRCTTAAHLALLVPKNVSFYPSNHERYNEGNIDVWWIVHDGGMLMLLPFLLKQHKVWRKCKMRIFTVAQMDDNSIQMKKDLATFLYQLRIEAEVEVVEMHNSDISAYTYERTLMMEQRSQMLRQMRLTKTEREREAQLVKDRHSIARLESLYSDEEDEGDPVPENIQMTWTKEKCDAEKRNRGSAVGSFRDLISIKPNQSNVRRMHTAVKLNEVIVNRSHDARLVLLNMPGPPKNTDGDENYMEFLEVLTEGLERVLLVRGGGREVITIYS, from the exons ATGTGGAAAACTGTATGCATGTCAGAGGATGGTGCTTACCCAGGAGACTTCGTGCTTCAGAATGTAAACTGCCCTCGTGTGAAGCTGGGGCAAGAATTCCCCAGAGTAGCTTTCCGAGGTCACATCCGCTCTCTTCCAAAACTGATGGAGATAACAAGTTCCTCCCGTGCAA gtCATGGCAACCATAAAGAAAACAGTCCTTTCCTGAACAGTGCAGAAGCGGGCAAGGGAGGTGATTACTATGACAGAAATCTGGCCTTGTTTGAG GAAGAACTTGATATACGACCAAAAGTGTCATCTCTCCTTGGCAAGTTGGTCAATTACACAAATCTTACCCAAGGTGTTAAGGAACATGAAGAAGCAGAAAGTACTGATGGATCGAAGAAGAAAGTATCAAAA tcacccAGCATGGGCACCCTGATGGGGGTGTATTTACCATGCATGCAGAATATCTTTGGGGTTATTCTCTTCCTTCGGCTGACTTGGATGGTGGGAATGGCTGGAGTCCTTCAGTCTTTCCTGATTGtattgctttgctgctgctgt ACTATGTTGACAACCATATCAATGAGTGCTATTGCCACAAATGGTGTTGTTCCAG CTGGTGGCTCCTATTTCATGATATCTAGATCATTGGGGCCAGAGTTTGGTGGAGCTGTAGGGCTGTGCTTCTATTTGGGAACAACATTTGCAGGAGCAATGTATATCCTTGGTGCCATTGAGATTTTATTG ACATATATTGTGCCACAAGCAGCAATTTTTCATCCATCCAGTGCCCACGATGCTTCCAATGCCATGCTAAATAACATGAGGGTGTATGGCACTGTATTCCTCATCTTAATGGCAGTGGTGGTCTTTGTAGGTGTCAAATATGTAAACAAATTTGCTTCCCTCTTCTTGGCCTGCGTAGTAATATCCATACTGTCCATTTACGCTGGAGCTATCAAGTCCATCTTCGATCCACCTGAATTTCC GATTTGCATGTTGGGCAACAGGACTTTGTCAAGAGATCACTTTGATGTTTGTGCCAAAACCATAGTTAAGGATAACATAACTGTGGCCTCTAAGCTTTGGGAGCTTTTCTGCCACACTACAAACTTAACCGAAGAACACTGCGATGAATATTTCCTAATGAATAATGTCTCTGAGATAGCAGGAATTCCGGGAGCTGCTAGTGGCATTTTAATAG ACAACTTATGGAGCAATTATTTGGAGAAAGGAGAGATCCTGGAGAAAGCACATCACCCATCTGTTGATGTAGCAGGCCAGAAAAACAACCTGCACCTGTACGTGCTTTCAGATATTGCTACTTCCTTCATGGTGCTGGTTGGCATCTTCTTCCCTTCGGTGACTG GTATCATGGCTGGTTCAAACAGATCAGGGGACCTCAAAGATGCACAGAAATCCATTCCTGTTGGAACAATTCTTGCCATTGTCACCACATCACTAGTCT ACTTCAGTTGTGTATTATTATTTGGAGCCTGCATAGAAGGTGTTGTCCTGAGAGATAA GTATGGTGATGCGGTGAACAAGAACTTGGTGGTGGGTACCCTGTCATGGCCCTCACCGTGGGTCATTGTGATAGGATCCTTCTTCTCCACCTGTGGGGCAGGTCTGCAGAGCCTCACTGGAGCCCCCCGGCTGCTGCAAGCCATAGCCAAGGACAACATCATCCCTTTCCTGTGG atctTTGGTCATGGAAAAGCGAATGGTGAACCGACATGGGCTCTTCTGTTAACAGCATTGATTGCTGAGCTGGGAATCCTGATTGCTTCACTTGACATGGTGGCTCCAATTCTCTCAAT gtttttcttgATGTGTTACCTCTTTGTTAATCTGGCATGTGCAGTACAGACACTTCTGCGAACTCCAAACTGGCGGCCTCGCTTCAAATACTATCACTG gGCCCTCTCATTTTTAGGCATGAGTATTTGCCTGGCACTGATGTTCATTTCTTCTTGGTATTATGCTTTGGTAGCAATGCTTATTGCAGGCATGATTTACAAGTACATTGAATACCAAGG TGCGGAGAAGGAGTGGGGTGATGGTATCCGGGGCCTTTCGCTCAGCGCGGCAAGATATGCCTTACTCAGACTGGAGGAGGGCCCTCCACACACAAAGAACTGGAG gCCTCAGTTGCTGGTGCTTCTGAAACTTGATGAAGATTTGCATGTAAAATACCCTAGATTGTTAACATTTGCATCCCAGTTGAAAGCTGGTAAAGGTTTGACTATCATAGGATCAGTGATCCAAGGGAATTTCTTGGAAACTTATGGAGAAGCCCAGGCTGCTGAACAG ACTATTAAGAATATGATGGAAATTGAGAAGGTTAAGGGATTTTGTCAAGTAGTTGTAGCCAATAAAGTTCGAGAAGGAATTGCTCACTTAATCCAGTCCTGTGGACTAGGTGGCATGAAGCATAACACTGTGGTGTTGGGATGGCCCTATGGCTGGAGACAAAGTGAAGATCCAAGGTCTTGGAAGACATTTATAG GTACTGTTCGCTGCACAACTGCAGCCCACCTGGCTCTGCTGGTTCCCAAAAATGTGTCTTTCTACCCCAGCAACCATGAGCGTTACAACGAAGGCAATATTGATGTGTGGTGGATTGTGCATGATGGAGGCATGTTGAtgttgcttccttttcttctcaaacAGCACAAA GTttggagaaaatgcaaaatgagaatttttacTGTAGCTCAGATGGATGATAACAGCATCCAGATGAAGAAGGATTTGGCTACTTTCCTCTATCAACTCCGAATAGAGGCAGAGGTAGAAGTGGTAGAAATG CACAATAGTGATATCTCAGCATATACTTATGAGAGAACTCTTATGATGGAGCAGAGATCTCAGATGCTGAGGCAAATGAGGCTGACGAAAActgagagagaaagggag GCTCAGCTAGTAAAGGACAGACATTCAATAGCACGTCTGGAGAGCCTCTACTCAGATGAAGAAGATGAGGGGGACCCGGTTCCTGAGAATATCCAGATGACCTGGACAAAAGAGAAATGTGATGCTGAGAAGCGGAACCgaggcagtgctgtgggaagcTTTAGAGATCTCATCAGCATTAAGCC
- the SLC12A4 gene encoding solute carrier family 12 member 4 isoform X2: MWKTVCMSEDGAYPGDFVLQNVNCPRVKLGQEFPRVAFRGHIRSLPKLMEITSSSRASHGNHKENSPFLNSAEAGKGGDYYDRNLALFEEELDIRPKVSSLLGKLVNYTNLTQGVKEHEEAESTDGSKKKVSKSPSMGTLMGVYLPCMQNIFGVILFLRLTWMVGMAGVLQSFLIVLLCCCCTMLTTISMSAIATNGVVPAGGSYFMISRSLGPEFGGAVGLCFYLGTTFAGAMYILGAIEILLTYIVPQAAIFHPSSAHDASNAMLNNMRVYGTVFLILMAVVVFVGVKYVNKFASLFLACVVISILSIYAGAIKSIFDPPEFPICMLGNRTLSRDHFDVCAKTIVKDNITVASKLWELFCHTTNLTEEHCDEYFLMNNVSEIAGIPGAASGILIDNLWSNYLEKGEILEKAHHPSVDVAGQKNNLHLYVLSDIATSFMVLVGIFFPSVTGIMAGSNRSGDLKDAQKSIPVGTILAIVTTSLVYFSCVLLFGACIEGVVLRDKYGDAVNKNLVVGTLSWPSPWVIVIGSFFSTCGAGLQSLTGAPRLLQAIAKDNIIPFLWIFGHGKANGEPTWALLLTALIAELGILIASLDMVAPILSMFFLMCYLFVNLACAVQTLLRTPNWRPRFKYYHWALSFLGMSICLALMFISSWYYALVAMLIAGMIYKYIEYQGAEKEWGDGIRGLSLSAARYALLRLEEGPPHTKNWRPQLLVLLKLDEDLHVKYPRLLTFASQLKAGKGLTIIGSVIQGNFLETYGEAQAAEQTIKNMMEIEKVKGFCQVVVANKVREGIAHLIQSCGLGGMKHNTVVLGWPYGWRQSEDPRSWKTFIGTVRCTTAAHLALLVPKNVSFYPSNHERYNEGNIDVWWIVHDGGMLMLLPFLLKQHKVWRKCKMRIFTVAQMDDNSIQMKKDLATFLYQLRIEAEVEVVEMHNSDISAYTYERTLMMEQRSQMLRQMRLTKTEREREAQLVKDRHSIARLESLYSDEEDEGDPVPENIQMTWTKEKCDAEKRNRGSAVGSFRDLISIKPEWENLNQSNVRRMHTAVKLNEVIVNRSHDARLVLLNMPGPPKNTDGDENYMEFLEVLTEGLERVLLVRGGGREVITIYS, translated from the exons ATGTGGAAAACTGTATGCATGTCAGAGGATGGTGCTTACCCAGGAGACTTCGTGCTTCAGAATGTAAACTGCCCTCGTGTGAAGCTGGGGCAAGAATTCCCCAGAGTAGCTTTCCGAGGTCACATCCGCTCTCTTCCAAAACTGATGGAGATAACAAGTTCCTCCCGTGCAA gtCATGGCAACCATAAAGAAAACAGTCCTTTCCTGAACAGTGCAGAAGCGGGCAAGGGAGGTGATTACTATGACAGAAATCTGGCCTTGTTTGAG GAAGAACTTGATATACGACCAAAAGTGTCATCTCTCCTTGGCAAGTTGGTCAATTACACAAATCTTACCCAAGGTGTTAAGGAACATGAAGAAGCAGAAAGTACTGATGGATCGAAGAAGAAAGTATCAAAA tcacccAGCATGGGCACCCTGATGGGGGTGTATTTACCATGCATGCAGAATATCTTTGGGGTTATTCTCTTCCTTCGGCTGACTTGGATGGTGGGAATGGCTGGAGTCCTTCAGTCTTTCCTGATTGtattgctttgctgctgctgt ACTATGTTGACAACCATATCAATGAGTGCTATTGCCACAAATGGTGTTGTTCCAG CTGGTGGCTCCTATTTCATGATATCTAGATCATTGGGGCCAGAGTTTGGTGGAGCTGTAGGGCTGTGCTTCTATTTGGGAACAACATTTGCAGGAGCAATGTATATCCTTGGTGCCATTGAGATTTTATTG ACATATATTGTGCCACAAGCAGCAATTTTTCATCCATCCAGTGCCCACGATGCTTCCAATGCCATGCTAAATAACATGAGGGTGTATGGCACTGTATTCCTCATCTTAATGGCAGTGGTGGTCTTTGTAGGTGTCAAATATGTAAACAAATTTGCTTCCCTCTTCTTGGCCTGCGTAGTAATATCCATACTGTCCATTTACGCTGGAGCTATCAAGTCCATCTTCGATCCACCTGAATTTCC GATTTGCATGTTGGGCAACAGGACTTTGTCAAGAGATCACTTTGATGTTTGTGCCAAAACCATAGTTAAGGATAACATAACTGTGGCCTCTAAGCTTTGGGAGCTTTTCTGCCACACTACAAACTTAACCGAAGAACACTGCGATGAATATTTCCTAATGAATAATGTCTCTGAGATAGCAGGAATTCCGGGAGCTGCTAGTGGCATTTTAATAG ACAACTTATGGAGCAATTATTTGGAGAAAGGAGAGATCCTGGAGAAAGCACATCACCCATCTGTTGATGTAGCAGGCCAGAAAAACAACCTGCACCTGTACGTGCTTTCAGATATTGCTACTTCCTTCATGGTGCTGGTTGGCATCTTCTTCCCTTCGGTGACTG GTATCATGGCTGGTTCAAACAGATCAGGGGACCTCAAAGATGCACAGAAATCCATTCCTGTTGGAACAATTCTTGCCATTGTCACCACATCACTAGTCT ACTTCAGTTGTGTATTATTATTTGGAGCCTGCATAGAAGGTGTTGTCCTGAGAGATAA GTATGGTGATGCGGTGAACAAGAACTTGGTGGTGGGTACCCTGTCATGGCCCTCACCGTGGGTCATTGTGATAGGATCCTTCTTCTCCACCTGTGGGGCAGGTCTGCAGAGCCTCACTGGAGCCCCCCGGCTGCTGCAAGCCATAGCCAAGGACAACATCATCCCTTTCCTGTGG atctTTGGTCATGGAAAAGCGAATGGTGAACCGACATGGGCTCTTCTGTTAACAGCATTGATTGCTGAGCTGGGAATCCTGATTGCTTCACTTGACATGGTGGCTCCAATTCTCTCAAT gtttttcttgATGTGTTACCTCTTTGTTAATCTGGCATGTGCAGTACAGACACTTCTGCGAACTCCAAACTGGCGGCCTCGCTTCAAATACTATCACTG gGCCCTCTCATTTTTAGGCATGAGTATTTGCCTGGCACTGATGTTCATTTCTTCTTGGTATTATGCTTTGGTAGCAATGCTTATTGCAGGCATGATTTACAAGTACATTGAATACCAAGG TGCGGAGAAGGAGTGGGGTGATGGTATCCGGGGCCTTTCGCTCAGCGCGGCAAGATATGCCTTACTCAGACTGGAGGAGGGCCCTCCACACACAAAGAACTGGAG gCCTCAGTTGCTGGTGCTTCTGAAACTTGATGAAGATTTGCATGTAAAATACCCTAGATTGTTAACATTTGCATCCCAGTTGAAAGCTGGTAAAGGTTTGACTATCATAGGATCAGTGATCCAAGGGAATTTCTTGGAAACTTATGGAGAAGCCCAGGCTGCTGAACAG ACTATTAAGAATATGATGGAAATTGAGAAGGTTAAGGGATTTTGTCAAGTAGTTGTAGCCAATAAAGTTCGAGAAGGAATTGCTCACTTAATCCAGTCCTGTGGACTAGGTGGCATGAAGCATAACACTGTGGTGTTGGGATGGCCCTATGGCTGGAGACAAAGTGAAGATCCAAGGTCTTGGAAGACATTTATAG GTACTGTTCGCTGCACAACTGCAGCCCACCTGGCTCTGCTGGTTCCCAAAAATGTGTCTTTCTACCCCAGCAACCATGAGCGTTACAACGAAGGCAATATTGATGTGTGGTGGATTGTGCATGATGGAGGCATGTTGAtgttgcttccttttcttctcaaacAGCACAAA GTttggagaaaatgcaaaatgagaatttttacTGTAGCTCAGATGGATGATAACAGCATCCAGATGAAGAAGGATTTGGCTACTTTCCTCTATCAACTCCGAATAGAGGCAGAGGTAGAAGTGGTAGAAATG CACAATAGTGATATCTCAGCATATACTTATGAGAGAACTCTTATGATGGAGCAGAGATCTCAGATGCTGAGGCAAATGAGGCTGACGAAAActgagagagaaagggag GCTCAGCTAGTAAAGGACAGACATTCAATAGCACGTCTGGAGAGCCTCTACTCAGATGAAGAAGATGAGGGGGACCCGGTTCCTGAGAATATCCAGATGACCTGGACAAAAGAGAAATGTGATGCTGAGAAGCGGAACCgaggcagtgctgtgggaagcTTTAGAGATCTCATCAGCATTAAGCC